Within Terriglobia bacterium, the genomic segment TGACGCCACGACCGTCCGCTGGAACCGTTCATTGGTCGCCAGCAGGCCCAGGTAGGCGAGCTCGATCCCAAAACCCATGATCCAGAAGCCCGGGTTGAGCAGCCCCAGGAAACCAAAGGCCGCCACCCCCACCCAGTTGGGCGGCACGAACATGCCGATCGGGCGGGCGTTGAATGCTGCGCGTACATGATCCCAAAAACCAGGTTTCATGACCGAGCCTGCTGATCAGGTGCTACCGACTTGGAGGTTGCTTGACCCAGATGGCCCTCGGAAACGCGGCGGAAGGCCTCGGTCACAACAAAGACTGCCTCTTTGAATTCGGCGCGCTCCTGCGCTGCCAGCGGAGGTATCCCGACCGACGGAGGAATCGCGTCCCGGATATCATATGCGATTTGGCCCGGCGCCTGGGTAAAAATCCACACCCTTTCACCGAGGTAGACAGCCTCACTCACGCTGTGCGTCACACAGAAAATGGTCGGGTGAGTGCGATTCCAAAGCTCAACCAGGAGCTCCTGCATCTCCAGGCGCGTCGGTTCGTCGAGAGCCGAGAAAGGTTCGTCCAAAAGCAGGATCTGCGGCTCCATTGCGAGCGAGCGGGCAATGGCCACCCTCTGCTGCTGCCCGCCGGAGAGTTGGTGCGGATACTTGTCCCGGTGCGCGATCAGCCCGACCTGCTTGATCAGATCCTCGGCACGCGCTTTCCGGGCTTTCGCATCCAAGCCGAGCTTGCGCCCATTGATCTGGAGACCGAACATCACATTCTGGAACACCGTAAGATGAGGGAAAGAACTGTACTGCTGGAAGATCATGCCCCGGTCGCGGCCCGGGCCGGCGATGGAACACCCCCTGACGAGAATCTCTCCGCTCGTGGGACGGATAAAGCCGGCAAGCAGGTTGAGCAGCGTGCTCTTGCCGCACCCGGAAGGTCCGATGATCGCGATGAATTCGCCGTGATTGGGCACGTCAGGGATGGAGAAAGACACGTCATTGAGCGCGGTAAAGGAGCCGAAGCACACGGTCGCATGCTGCGCTTCCACAACGGGGGAGAGTCCTGGAGGATGGGAGACCGGGGGCATGGTCAAGTGCGACTCCGTCGATATGGGAAGAGGACATCGGCAAGGTACTTCCAGACCACATCGGCAATCCAGGCGATCAGCGTAATGATGACGATCACGAGATAGACACGACCTGACAGGGCGCGCCGCCGGGCGGTGTCGATCAGGTCGCCCAGACCGCCGGTCTTGACCACGACTTCGGCCAGTACGAGGTAAGTCCAGCCGACACCGAATGCCAAGCGCATCCCGTGCCAGATGTCGGGAAGCGCCACGGGTACAAGCACGCGCCGGATCACC encodes:
- a CDS encoding ABC transporter ATP-binding protein; its protein translation is MTMPPVSHPPGLSPVVEAQHATVCFGSFTALNDVSFSIPDVPNHGEFIAIIGPSGCGKSTLLNLLAGFIRPTSGEILVRGCSIAGPGRDRGMIFQQYSSFPHLTVFQNVMFGLQINGRKLGLDAKARKARAEDLIKQVGLIAHRDKYPHQLSGGQQQRVAIARSLAMEPQILLLDEPFSALDEPTRLEMQELLVELWNRTHPTIFCVTHSVSEAVYLGERVWIFTQAPGQIAYDIRDAIPPSVGIPPLAAQERAEFKEAVFVVTEAFRRVSEGHLGQATSKSVAPDQQARS